CCAGTCACTTATTTAAATCCATATAGTTGTTTACAACCTCTTTACATATCGGAAAGTGATGTTCTTTTGGCATTTTGTCTATTTTCTCGCATACTTTTGTGTAACTTAAATGATAGGAGCATAGAATTTCCTAAGATTGACGGCTTCGGTATGTGGGACGATCCTTCTTTTTATCGATGTATCGGGTTTAGGATGGCTTGTATCTACCATGAAAGCTTAGTTTCACCAAATGGTCTTCAAAGCAACTCCTCCAAAATGCTGCTGCGCCTCATCAAACCCAAACCCAAGCCTATTGACTCTTAAAGCTTGTTTGCGCCTTCGCTTTGTGAAGCTTTAATTTTCTAGTACTACCAACTTTGTTATTAATGTTATTGAATTTATTTATCTCAGTACTATATATGTTTATTTTTCAATTGCAATTTATTGCTTTAAGATAATTTGTTTGTTCTTCTTTCTGTTCTTGTCAAATAATTCTTTTTGCACTTTAATTTATGTACTGGTGAGAAATTATACTCGGTTTAAGACAAAAAAGCTGaattaaaaaaaagtttgaaGGAATATTTTTTGTTGATGTAACAATCAGCTTTTTTTAGCTTTCTAATTTCTTCTTCAATATAATATAGTGATTATCCCACCCCATTCTTTTTAAACTCATTATAAGtaatgtataaaaaaaatttatagcaAGGCTATTTAGTATTTAGAGAAAGGTCTTTTTGTTAAAATAATTAATGACTATTCATTCATGAAAAACAACGACATGTAAGAAATGGAATCTTCAAAGTGTAAAAGTATCATGAGGTTTTGAAGCATTGTAGAGAGGCTATTGATTCGAATCCGGTACCAAGGTGTAACAATACTCATTATATAGAGGTGAACGCGGATCATAATATGTTCAAATACTCAATTTCAAATTGTAGGTGCTTATATTATTGTTAAATTCTGGGTTActgtataaaaataataaaaaaaagataagattgcaTTTGATTTCATTAAAGCTTGGACTATAAATATATGGAAGTTTAAGGATAAAAAGATGTTTTCAATGTCTCTTTTATAGTTTGATTCAACCTgtcttttaatttatgttttcattCCTAGTTTTCTATGTGGAGTGAGATGGtaattcaaattaaatcataATCATCATAATCATAAGTTAAATCTTAAAACTCGATGGTTTGATTGCTGATGTGACATCCCCTCCTTTATTCTTGAGTTTTTCAAACCTTTTATTCCCTaatattatcaattttttttattttattctatccaTATTTTCAATGCACATTTTGCTAAAAATtgatgttttcaatttttctgctTTTATTCAACATATCAAAGCAGATCTAGTTTGTTAATACATGTGTTACTGAACAgtgttacttttattttatttaacatatTCCCAGTCAATACATGTGTTATTGACCAttgttattttcaattgatttaatGGTTTGTTTGATGTAAATAAAtataaatgaaattcacaaatcACCCTCTGTATCtattcttgatttcttctatttTGCCTCTCAAATCCCAAATTAGTTTTTGCGTCTTTCTGGTTCTCTATGGTTGCATGTCGTggttgaacggttcctctttttCTGGCCTGTCCAATGGCCCCTCTTTTGTTATGTCTCGTCTTTTTCGCCTTCCTATGCCGCATCTCTTGGTATGTGCCATGGTTTTTGAACTTATTTTGTCGTGTGAGtttttgttttcattattttGTTTAGTTGTTTTCTGTTTTGTTAATCTGTCATTTTCTCTATATCACATATTTGTATTTAATGTTTTCAATACCTGTGATGTGTGTTTGATGATGGTGattatgttttgttttttttttttcttttattggtcTCCATATTCTATCATAGCTATTCATTTGTTTCGATTTTTgtcctttttatattttggaatttcTATTCTGAAGTGGAGTGTACGAGTCttgtcacggtaaattttaaaagtttaaactTAACGGTATTTGTATAGTTTTTTGGAGTGTTTGAGAATGGTTTAAATGATTCCAGAACGTTCTAAGATATCCTAGAAGGTTTCGAAATACCCTAAAAGATTCTAGAAGATCCTGaaaggtcatagagtattctagaaaaATGTAGATATATATAGAAGTATGAAGAGTAGTATGGAATAATCTAAAAGTATTTAGAGAAATTTGCTAGGATGAATATTTGCAGTGAAGGTTCTGGATAATCAATCTAGatcgttgattagatttaattataactatccattgaggaggtggataGCTATAAATAGGAGTGAGAGTTAGAGTTTGAGTGAATGAGTCATTTGTAACAAAGTACTTGAGTAATAAAGTATTCTTTCCATCAAAACTTTCTATCTCTTGTATTCTCTTGTGTTTttagctttcttgctaaataTTGAGGGTTAagctgacttggtcttagctcaagaggttgagtaagtctgAGTGTCGGTACAGTAGTGTTAGAGTGTGTCTAAGGCCGTGAGGATTTGACATCAGAGCAAGGTTTGAGAGGAAGTACAAGTGGTTTAATTTGTGGGTATGGCTTTTAGTGTAACCATGAAGCATGTTGAGTCTCAAAGGGGAAGGGATACTATTCATTCTCAATGGGAAAGCAAGAAGGTGCGCTCTTTAAGTGAGTCTAGAGGTAAAAACTCTAACTTCTTCTTAGAAGAGAAAGTTTCGATGTTAGAGAatgttctatcctctatggatgagCGCTTCCAAAGGATAGAACACGACAAGGAGACCCTCAAGACTCATGTATTGAAAGAACTAGATGTTTTCAAAGAAAGCATACTCCAAATCGAAGAGAAGTTTGATAAATCCTTGAAGCTATTCAAGGAAGTTCGAATTTAGTTCGAGGAGACAAAATTTCGACCAATCATCTATAAGGGAGAcgacaaagattgatctcccAAAGGCAAAGGAGCTCAAAGGCATGAGGGACGTTCGAGAGGTGGAGAACTTCCTATGACAAATGGAGAGGTACTTCAAAAACCAAGGAGTGATCGAAGAAGTAATAAAGGCACGCACTGCCACTCTCTACCTTTCTGATAATGCTACTTTTTTGTGGAGAAAAAAATGCATAGATATAAAAAAGGTATTTGCAACATAGCCACATGGGAAGATTTCAAAAGGGAGTTGAAAAGACAATTCTTCCCTAAAAATGTGGTCTATGAagcaaggaagaaattgaaggaGTTAAAGTCACAAGAGTACGATTAGCGACTACATAAAGGAATTTACTACTCTCACGCTTCAAATCCCTAACTTAGCATCAGAGTAtacattgttcttcttcatttatgGACTCTAACTTTGAGCAAAGCAAGAGCTACAAAAAAGGAATGTTAAGGATGTCGATAAAACCATTGTAGTGGCTGAATAGCTTACCGAGTATCATCAAAAAGACTCTAAACCCAAGTTTTCTTCCAGCTTATGTTTACTAAAGGTGAGAGAAACAAAAAAAGAgtttttcaacaaaaaaaaattcttcaaaataaaaaaatacaaaaagtcaTTAACCATATATGGTCCCTAAATTAAAACTGGAAGCATTTGCAGTTTGAAGCACAAACTTATGCATGATGATGAATTGAATATTCTACATATAAAAACATCATtcatttatttttccttcttctgCTTTCAGCTTTACACCAATATACCTCATACCAAAAGTAATTAAGTTAACTTCAAATCATATATAAGTTAGAAACACATTTAGATGGGATTATTCAAGCAGTCCTTTTCTAATCTTACACAGGTTTCTGTTATGAGTCAAAAGTCACAGAATCAAGCTCTAACAAAGCATTATGATTGTTGAGActgtaatataatttaatttccaTAACATACAACCTTTACCCAAACTATAGTAGTATCAAATCTTATAAAAAAAGATCACACGGTCGAGTCATGGCTTCCAAAAGAAATTGCTTTAATATATGATTTATacttaaatatatttaatataaaatatgtgTTCAAAGATCTTAAGGGTGTTTGTGGTTCAAAGATTAAATTTTATTACTAGAAATGTCATTCTTAGGAATATAATGCCTAGGAATAAGATTACTTGGAATATAAGATACCTATGTTTggttataaaatttaatattttggaATGTTATGTGATAATCCTAAGAATGAATAAATTTTTGTTTGGTTGAGTTTAAATTTCTTGATCATATTATGTAATATGTCAAAATTATCCTTActcattcaaattaaaatattaatgactaaaaattaaatataaaactaattaaatattattatttttttatcttggaatgttttttttttaactttgaaCCACACATAGGATTTTCATATTCCCTTCTTAAAATTTCTGAGAATGTTCTATAAATTCTCCAACCATACACACCCTAAAAACATACAATGACCCGGATGATTTATTTACCACTATAAATCTCCTTAAAAATCATTTGTATGTAATAAAAGAATTCATCCAGTAAGAAACAATTTTTAATATACAATTCCTATCAATgttttgcattttctttttctctcatttattttttattctgatttatctcatcttcatgtaccACATTCATATATAGAAATaaggaagaaaaaaattatttttttaaaaaaaaggaaaagattggccaaaataaaataaagggaaAGTTTTATGGCCAACACCTTTATTAAAATTTAGACAACATTCAACTATCAAGAAAAGAGTGTATAATCTTACACtattagatataatctcacattattaaaaatattaatgatgactaattaataactataaattataaaatataccgACCCCTAACACAACATTAACTTCTTATACTTTATTTTTCATGTAAAAAGAAAGACACTTAAAACTCTATTTAAAATATATCCATATTAATTGATAGATAAATACTATATATCCAAATATATAAATTTTCGTCATGCATGAATATTATTTAGTTTGGTCCATGAATCTATTATTTAACTAATATGATCATCAATCTATACATACTcaaaaaatgtaatttttagtGTGTAATTTATACcaattctcttcttcccttcattatatatatatatcattataAAATTATACTAATAATTGTGTACTAAGTGATTATCAGACCAGAACACCAAATTacagaataaaaatataacaaatagcAAATCATTCATTAAAAGAATATGTGAGTGCAGAAACAATTTGTGTGCCAGGCAAGACTTATGTGCATGGCATATTGAATAATATGCTAAATGAAACTCTTAAATTCTCAGCTATATGAGTATACCCTGCATAATTCCATACATTAAAAGAACGTGAGATACTTCTTCATCATACAGTGCTGTAAACAATGTCATATATATTATGGGGAGTTCTTTGGTGGAATTAGTTTTGGTCATAAATTTATCATGCCATGTATTAGTATTTTATTTGTATNNNNNNNNNNNNNNNNNNNNNNNNNNNNNNNNNNNNNNNNNNNNNNNNNNNNNNNNNNNNNNNNNNNNNNNNNNNNNNNNNNNNNNNNNNNNNNNNNNNNNNNNNNNNNNNNNNNNNNNNNNNNNNNNNNNNNNNAGGATGCGATTGAACTCATTAGTACACAGCCTAATGGAAAACCAATGTAAAATTCAAGTTCATGATCTCTTTTCTAATATAATACTAATAATCAATTATtagttaacaaaaaaatatttgttttacaCATAGTGACCCGTTTTTCAATTAGTTAACATAAAAATGTTTGTTTCACAGGCACATGAATTATTCATACTGCTTTGGCACACGCAACTTCAGCCGGAGCACTTTGTCAACAAATTTCACCTTGAGCTTTGTAAGGGAAGTTGTTCCTTACAAAAGGAATCAAAGTTaagttttttcttaaaaaaatattttaataatataatagttattttagttttttttttcttctagttATTATATTTAGGGTTTATTATCACGTGCACCACGGTATCAAATTACTTTGCTGTTTATATTTAATTGATCGATTTAGAAAAGTTTTATCCTATCTTAATTTATGCAATTGTAAAACAAAACTATATCTAATATGCCGTCTTTGTTAGAAGTCCAAGGCAATCTAGTATAAGAGTTCTATTTAAAAGTTGGTTACATGCACAAATGAGGATTTCTGCATTCAAACTCTCAATTTCTGTTTAAACAAATTACTGATTAGTGATCTAATTTAGGTAGGGGTGTGTATGGGCcaggtgaaaccgggtttgatgtgacccagacctgGCCCGAAATATATACTGAGCCTATTTGTTAGACctgaacccgaccctagacccgatgaaatctatacactttcgggccacgattataccgggtaaaaaccgggtgaaaaccgggccgttaacattatattaccttgataccttcttgtaagttagcatgtaaaaatatccaaatttccaagactccaaccattatttgacatgataaattcacttagaaaaatataataagaactaactcttctctaaaaCCGACCCCGCCCAAGAACCCGCCCCGTTAAAACCCTCTTCGATGCGggggcgggtaattacccgccTCGAGCGGGTAGGAGTGGGGTGAGTACCCGCGGATTCGGATAGTATTGCCACCCCTAATCTAATTATAGACAACCCAAATCGGTTGATTTATGTGATTTTCAGATTTTGATCAAATATGGATTAGCAATTTGGATTCCATTGAATTGAAAAAGCCTGCCAAAAGGGCCCATCGAGATGCTAATGAAGTAATGATGAAACCTAAAAACCtacatataaatagcatagaaTAGATGGATAGATGGATCGATCTAGCAAGTTGCAACATAAACTCAAATTCAAACTGAGCAGCTTGGGCCGACGATATGCGGATTGCGGAGAGGAAAGCACCGAGACGCCTGGAACTGGTCAGTTGTCCCACGGCAAGAACGCGGCTCTTAACAGACCTTCCGGAAGAGACAATAATCGAAATCTTGCTGAGGCTTCCGGCAAGGACGCTTACTTCCTTAAGGAGCGTGTGCACTTCATGGAGAAACCTAATCTCCGCCCCCGACTTCACCTGCAACCACCTTCGTCGTTCATGCTTACTTGATCCAACTTTGACTACGCCACGAATTGCTCATTGCACTGGGGCCTACAGAAATGGCCTCAGATGCGGCAGTATCGGACTTCTCTCCGTACACTCAATCTTGGACAATCCTTCCAAATCTAATCAAGTCCATTGCTTCACGGAGCAACACTACTACGGAATCATTGGTTCTTGCAATGGATTGTTATGCTTGGCTCATGGAGATGCCTTCAAATACATGCATGCCATCTTGTGGAACCCCTGTACCGGATTCACATTCGGATCTCCGGAAATCAGCGGCGAAGTCCGCTTTTGTGGCTTTGGTTACGATTATCTCAGTGACAGTTACAAAATTTATGCAGCTACAAAGAAGCAAGGGCCATCTGGTTTTGAGTTAAGTGCCAGAATTTATACATTTGGGCCAACTTCGTCATGGAGAAAAATTGATGATACCCCAGTAGCCCTATTTGGTTTCCCAAGTGACAACTCTTTGGCTGTTAAGAGGGAAGGGGAATTTTTTGGTAGTAGCAGATTATGCACTCTTAATTGGTGTGTTAATCATGTGGTTCTTTATTTTGACTTGGCTAAAGAGACTTATGGTCATTTTCCTTTGCCTCCTGGTAATGAAATAGATTTTCCAAAGTGGTGCACTCACTTATGTGTCTTGAGAAACTGCCTTTCTTTTTGTTACGAGGATAGGATAACACTCAAGTGGATTGTGTGGCAGATGAAAGAATACGGAAATGCTCAATCTTGGACTAAATTGGCAGCGATTTCGGTCTATGGAAAAATCACTTACCCATATAATTATTTACAATCTCTTTACATCTCGGAAAGTGATGTTCTTTTGGTATTTTGTCCATCTTTCGGCATTGTTTTGTGTAACTTAAATGATGAGAGCGTAGATTTTCCTGAGATTGACGGCTCTGGCATGAGGAACTATCCTGTTTTTTCTGGATATGTCAATTATAAGATAATTTGTATCTACCATGAAAGCTTAGTTTCACCAAATGGTCTTCAAAGCAACTCAAAGCTTAGCATCATCAAATCCAAACCCAATCCTGTTGACTCTTAAAGCCTGTTTGCGCCTTCTCTTGGTGAAGCCTTTCTAACACTACCAACTTGGTTATTAATGTTATCGATTTTATTTATCTCACTACTATGTGTATTTTTCAATTGCAATTTACTGCATTAAGATAATTTGTTTGTTCTTCTTCCTGTTCTTGTCAAATAATTCTTTTCGCACTTTAATTTGTGCCCTGATGAAAAATTGTACTCCGTTTAAGACAAAAAAAgctgaattaaaaaaaaaggttagAAGGAATATTTGTTGTTGATATAACAATCAGCTTTTTTTATCTTTCTAATTTCTTCCTCANNNNNNNNNNNNNNNNNNNNNNNNNNNNNNNNNNNNNNNNNNNNNNNNNNNNNNNNNNNNNNNNNNNNNNAATTGGACACATGTTGTAGATGTGTGGTGTCAGGGAGCAGATTTTTTTTGTCCGTGAATTTGTACTCTAATGAATTGGACAACTTCCAATCCTAGGTACACAATACACCAACACATTCCTCAAACTTTTACCATATTTTTTCACAATTGCAATCACTAGGGTTTGAAGCCTAAACCTTTGAGATGGGAAGGGAGAAATATATCATATAAGTTAAGGCTCATTGGACTTTTTTGACTTGCTTATAAAATTGTATGGCAAGGGTCAATTTGTGTTGAAGTTGGAGGAAGTGCTTATTTGAAGTTGGAGGAAGTGCTTATTTGACTTGCTTCTTAGAACATTGTTCAtatttcatattttcatttcGAAGGAAAAAAAAACATTATTTAAATGTGTTAATAATGGTAACATACTGACATGTACataagtttttttcttttttccatttcaacttggtatttttcaaaTGTAATctttttttaacttatttttaaataaattaaaaaataattgcaaCAAAACATACATAATTTAATGCTTCATGTATTATCTTTTCGATATTTATattcaaaaattctaaaaatcttGTTTGTCTAAAACTAAATTCAACATTTAGAGTAACAACCCAAACAAATTTCAAATTACAAAAACATCATAAACAAATCTTAAATAAACTAAACTCTAAACTCAAACAAATTCCAAATTACAAACACAACATCAAAATTGACCTTAAATAAATCTAAATTCTAGattctaaaccttaaatcataaaCTCTATATCTTAAATTTAATAAACTCAAAATTCTaaaccttaaatactaaacactaAATACTAAATTCTAAGTCATGTACTATAAACGCTAAATCTTAAAATCCTAAATAGAAACAATTTACTATAGAGTGTGATACAATTTATTCTCTAAAATAAATCCAAATAACTTGTGAGAGTAGATGTCCCATTTTTAATAAACCATTGGattcattaaataaaaataaaaaaaatgctacaaaaaaatattaataaatttcaataaatatacttaaaataagttaattaattaacaataattaatacctaaaatattaaaaaagaatttttaataaatgtgagaaatttaaataaaagaattGATAAATAACAATAAATGTTATTAttatatcaaaaaaaaaaatacttttatttggaAGGAAAAAAGAATAGATTAATAGTCAAATTCATCCCTAAAAGATCACCCATTCtttaaagagaactactcaaatgaagatgTCAAAATGCTTTGTAtaaaagtgtaatttatttatttggccacacttttaaaTAAACGCAATACTTTTATAACATATCAAAATCTAATCCTACAATTCATCATCCAAgggtaaaaaaaaatttcacatgaagacaattataaaatcttcATTGGAGTACCCACCTTCTTTAAATTAGTCCTCAAATgattttttagtcatattagtcaTTGAAAGATAAAACGTAAGTCAAATTGCTCCTTCCGTTAGTTAGATGATGACGTGGTAGGTTAATGCCACGTGTCataagatgattggttgacgtgtcaagTCAGTGACACCTAGCATGTCATGTGTCACTTGaaatgtaaaaaaattatttataatcaaaatagccCCTGAAAGTTCGGAATACGAATTCTGATTTACAGATTCAGATTCAACATTCACATCTCATCCTCCATAGTTCAGGGTTCACAGTTCAGCGTACATTGTTACGATGTCCCAAGTTCCAGAATTAATCTTACCATGTACTATCCCAAAAAGGAATATCCAAATCAACTAACTTTTTACGATTCAGGATTTGTCTTCTAGAAATTTGTCTATATCGTTTAATCTCTCACAGGTATACAAATTGTATTTTGTGGATTAGGGTTATGATTTTCGTTCC
The DNA window shown above is from Arachis ipaensis cultivar K30076 chromosome B08, Araip1.1, whole genome shotgun sequence and carries:
- the LOC107611668 gene encoding F-box/kelch-repeat protein At3g23880-like, coding for MRIAERKAPRRLELVSCPTARTRLLTDLPEETIIEILLRLPARTLTSLRSVCTSWRNLISAPDFTCNHLRRSCLLDPTLTTPRIAHCTGAYRNGLRCGSIGLLSVHSILDNPSKSNQVHCFTEQHYYGIIGSCNGLLCLAHGDAFKYMHAILWNPCTGFTFGSPEISGEVRFCGFGYDYLSDSYKIYAATKKQGPSGFELSARIYTFGPTSSWRKIDDTPVALFGFPSDNSLAVKREGEFFGSSRLCTLNWCVNHVVLYFDLAKETYGHFPLPPGNEIDFPKWCTHLCVLRNCLSFCYEDRITLKWIVWQMKEYGNAQSWTKLAAISVYGKITYPYNYLQSLYISESDVLLVFCPSFGIVLCNLNDESVDFPEIDGSGMRNYPVFSGYVNYKIICIYHESLVSPNGLQSNSKLSIIKSKPNPVDS